From Lampris incognitus isolate fLamInc1 chromosome 13, fLamInc1.hap2, whole genome shotgun sequence, one genomic window encodes:
- the si:ch1073-126c3.2 gene encoding uncharacterized protein si:ch1073-126c3.2: MSIPGTLIYLFSLAVLSSSAVQDETLAAVCTSHIQLFGSLSAQLQEATQCTEAQLSQLNMTQTAAMLHSLRTLTNALHKHQLTACQGAEPSACPQVEVHTNGGVVCATIKDVIYCKPMCNNGYDFNFLRRRRLYEVCSGAKNHKWTTSYIGGNKLAVCHESSVQISGAETSYFPEGLDCMKTKSIGNLREMIINKFLDELKAESIDGEPEYTCLVCG, translated from the exons ATGTCAATACCTGGAACACTGATTTATCTGTTTTCACTAGCAG TCCTCTCTTCCTCCGCAGTTCAAGATGAAACCCTGGCTGCTGTGTGTACCTCACACATTCAGCTCTTTGGGAGTCTTTCAGCTCAACTTCAG GAGGCGACACAGTGTACCGAAGCGCAGCTGTCTCAGCTGAACATGACCCAGACAGCTGCAATGCTGCACTCCTTGAGAACTCTTACTAATGCTCTGCACAAACACCAGCTGACAG CATGCCAAGGGGCAGAGCCCTCGGCCTGCCCTCAAGTTGAGGTGCACACCAATGGAGGGGTGGTGTGTGCCACCATCAAGGACGTAATTTACTGCAAACCCATGTGCAACAAT GGATATGATTTTAACTTCTTGAGGAGGCGTCGCCTGTATGAAGTGTGCAGCGGGGCCAAAAATCACAAGTGGACCACATCGTACATAGGAGGCAACAAGTTGGCAGTCTGCCATG AATCCTCTGTTCAAATTTCTGGAGCTGAGACGTCCTATTTCCCAGAAGGGCTGGACTGCATGAAAACCAAGAGCATTGGTAATCTGCGGGAGATGATCATCAACAAGTTTCTAGATGAACTTAAGGCCGAGAGCATTGACGGAGAGCCAGAGTACACCTGTCTtgtgtgtggataa